The stretch of DNA TGAGCAGATATTTTCAGATCGGAAAAGCCTGGAGGAACATGTGTGTTCGTCTGCAAGTCACATATGCTCCTGTGGAACTGAGTTCACCAAGTACAATGACATGCTGGATCACAGCACAACACATGAACCAGGACACCAAGTGCTTGATCATGAAACAATAAAGAAGCGCAGAATAGAGAAGCGtatagaggaggaggagaagatgaaaagATTACAAACAGGTGAAATTATCTGGGAGATTCCTAAAATTAACAGCAGCTTCAGCCATGTACCAACAAATACTGTGCCGGAGAATTCTATGCTGAAAATACCTACATCAGCTCATATGTCAGTTCCCATGCAATCTGAAAAGATCTCACAAGTGCCTGAGTTATGCCCCACTTTGTCACAAGCATCTTTCCTCCCAAATCCAGTCACCTCTTcaacagaaatgcaaaatatttttgcagGTGTAGGTGCACCAACAGTGGATCTTTGGACACTTTACCAGCCAGTTGTCCTGTTGAAAACGGTGGACAAGTTTAACCCGAGAAAGCCATATAGATGTGCTAAGTGTGGGCAGTGTTTTGCGTCAAAGATCTCTCTAATCTCCCACCACAGCACTCATGTCACAGACAAAGTTTCTGGCTGTATAGGATGCGGGCTTCTGCTCTCCAGCAAGAAGGTAGTGCCTCGCTTCCATGTTTGCAACTCACCCAGCACTGCTACCAAATTTAGACTCATCACAGCTGAACCGCTGAATTACAAGAGGGTCAGCAGAGTCGGTACAGACAGGAGTCAGAACACAAGTACTCAGGAACCCCCAGTGCCTTCTTCTATTCTGTTGAAGAGACAGAATCCCACTAAAAACATTCAACCGTCGTGTGTCACTTCCATCCTGCAGTTGAAAAATCAGAATGTCAGAATTTACGGTAAAAGCAATTCCTTCGTGCTGTCAAACTCTCACAATCGCAATACATCCAAGCCTTACACCAATGTTTCCCTTCCAGCCAAGACTCACAGTCCAAATCGGAGTATGTCTGCTAAAAGAAATCTTGGACTTTCTGGCACTGCCATGCAGGTGAGGGTACCTACACACGCTGCATCAGGTGTATCGAGCAGACCTTTGCATATGTCATCTGTGCAAAAAGGGTTTGCATGTCGAGTCTGTTATATAGCTTTTGACACAGCCCAAATGCTTCAGAGGCACAAGTGTATCAAAGCACAGGAGTTTATGGCACAGCAAGGGCGAGGTGGCAAACAGCATTATAGACTAAAGAGGGTGACACCAATGCCAAGCCCAATTCCTAATCAGATACATTTTGAGAGAAGACTAGAAGCCCCAACTGCTGGTAACTTAAAGAGGAATCAAGTCAAGACTGTAAGTCTGGACAGAAGACAAGGTTCAGATCCTGTGAATGGGAAGACATTGATGACAATGGACGACGATTGTTACATTGTTGAAACTGACCCAGGCAAACCTGCTGAATTGATTTACCAAGTCACCTCATCTGTGTCATCTGTAGATAAAACTATGGAACTGCCTGCAGTTTGCATGTGACACTTTACGTTAATTATGGACCAAGTGCATAAGGATTGTCAGTCTCACAGTTGAACTGCACCACTGGTTTCGTCACGCAGGAAGACCACCTATTTCACAGGACTTGTGTGTGCGGGGTGCTCACTGACAATAGCTATGGTTCTTTACAGTGCTggttttttctctctgctacAGCACACAGTCCCATAATGACGATAAACACAAATCTGGGCAGTGCTATTACAAAATGTTAATGATTGTTCATGTTAGTTAAACTATGTGCATGGCTTAcccatgtttgggttaaccaGGTACTGcattacttgtttttttttttacttgaaatatGTTTTAGTATGGTGAGAATGTGCTGTGAGGCTGTGGGAAATGCCCACAATACCTTGTGTGTTCCTTCCAGTTTAAGCGGAATTCATGAATTCAGTATATGTTGTATTAAACTATAATTTCAAACTAACTGCATGTGTGTTAATGGGATAACCCAGCAAGTTATGTCATAAGCAAGGTTATTAACATGGCAAGCTTGATTTTTATAAACagtttataaatatttaaattgggAATGGTAGTTCATGATGCCTGGCAAATACAGTAACTGCAGATGAAGTCCAAAGATACATAGacgagttaaaaaaaattagttAGCAATCTGAAGTTATAACACCCACATTTTCAAATATCTATGAAATTTCAGAAGTCCTGTGTGTAAAAAGTGACGGGGGGGTTGTATTCCACCAGAAACTGAAGATTACTATGTAAACACGATAAATGAAGTAAATTGATAAATAAGTTGGGACAAGTGGCAGGGTGGTAAGGTGGTTAGCGCCGCTGCCTCACATCAAGGGTAACGAGCAGTTCATCCTACAGCAAGCCGGTTGAAAGATGAACAATGAGtgaaaagatgaggaaaaaaatagattGTGGGTTGGAGCGATGGAGTAGAAGTCTTTAAACTCGTTACTCTTTTGAGATGGTCTGACATCACTGATCATCAAAACGCAAGAAAAGCAGCCAGCCAGAGCAGGAGTCAATATCCGTGTTGGGACTAAGATTAATCATTGcgtttcaccttttttttttttaatctccgcTCGTCTAGTTTGCATATAACTGCatcaattattttagaaataattCGGAATCCCTCAGGGTCATGCCGCATGTTTCCCCAGCAGAGGGCGCCGGCTCAGCAGAAACGAGGCGCTGCTGTGCGTCCACTTATGATGAGGTCATAATCAACAGCGGGGGGCAATGTGCACATGCGGCGTTCGCGTACTGTTTGTGTACTTGTAATCTCGACATCTTGTATGAGCACCGCACTTCAAAAGGCTTTATGTCGgaaagacaacagaaacaggCCTATTTATGATAAGACATAGTGAGAACACGTGACACCGACTCACTCTCAGACAACAGGAGTGTgagccagaaaaaaagatgatggcGCGCATCacctttttttctgtatgtcGTTAAACTTGACAAGTTGCTCAGTACACATAAAGAATGATCCCTCTTTTCTACCTGTCTTTTGCCACTTTTTGGAGTCACTCCCGCTGAAGAGCTCCGAAGTGTGACATTTCCCACGGCCCTTAAGTACCCACTTCGTGAGCTCGGCGTGATTTGCCCCTTTTCGCTTTGTACGTGGACGTAGAGCTGCGAAGTGCCGCAGCCTGGGAAGCAGATAGAGCCAGGCCCGGGTTAACAGCTCGGCTCCACGGCAGACACACGCACGTAAAGGCAGGCAAAGCAGCCGGTTTACAGCAGAGCATGTGTTAGCTCTGAGCTAGCGAGCAGCTAGCTGGTGGAGCAGCGGTCAGTGCATGGCTACGCAGAGACCAGACTTGACTCTCCCACGCAGGCAAGCAGTTTTTGTTTACTACCACCCGTCACATTTGGCAACCGGTGTTGAGAAATGACCCAAACGCTCCCGACTAGCTGTGCAGGGAGAAATATGAGCTGACATCGGCGGTAACTGGGAGATTCCTGTGGCCTGTGATGGTAAATAACCGGAGCTAGCTATCTGGCCTACAGACAGATAACGCCTACATTGTTACTCAGCTGCTGGTAGCTTGTTATGATGACTGACAGCTGGGCGCTGTTAACGTGTATATATCATATTTTACTCAGTTGTGGGTTTAATTGTGATCCCTGCGTGAGCATTAGAGATGAGATGTCTGCAGAGGACATGAAAGACAGACTGGCAAAAGAAACTGTTGAGTATCTGCACAAAACCGCcttagatgattttttttttatgcgtgACCAAATATGTGTACTAAGCAAGTGCTTCACAAATTAGCAAATCCTCCTTTAAGTCCTGGTAAAGAGGATGTGGATACTCTTGGGTTCAGAGATGGATGATTAGGTCACTGTAATGTGTGTGGCTGAAGAACAGGGCTCATGGCAGATACTCATCAGATATCACAACGTGACCATTTCTCCAATCTCCAAGTTCAGCTGTGAAATTTTAATGTTTGGTCCTTGGCCCATTACCGTGCACTGTAATTTCCAATCATGCCGAATGCTTTACCATAACTAATTTCGATAGCATGTAATATATATCTTATAATATAATTAGtacataattatttttcatcagaaCAAAGAAACGTTCAACCTTCTTGCCAGATGTAGGACTATATTAATATAGTTATcttatttctcttatttttgtatgtaaaaaaataataaaaaaacagcgTTAGGTTGAAGATTTAATTTCcctaaatatttttaaaggttaaagtattaattaaaatgataataacaGCAGCAACCTTCTTGTTCTTTTAACTGTCTGTAGTGTAATGTTCAGGAGTAATCTTTTGTAGGTGAATACATAAAATGGGGATATTGTGATCAGTCAGAGAGCCCAGTCttgaaaaaaaacattgatttttaGACGTTGGAGAGCACTGTTAGTTCTAAATCTTCAATAGATGTTCAGCAAGGTTGAGATTGAATAACCGTGAAGGCCAAAGAATATGATTCACATGATTTTCAAACTCAACCAGTGCCCCTGATGGATGGAGgcattttcattctgtttccctgcactttttttttttttttttttttttttaaaagctctgTATTTGAACTATGTcgacttggtgtgtgtgtgtgtgtgttttttgtttttctatgatTATCTTTGCGTTAAACCTTTCCAAGCCCCGTTTTTCATACAGTTAAAAGGAAGTTACAAGTTGCTGCTTTCAAATGCTTAGTTTGTTGGAGAGCAACGCTTCCAgaattaaatttttaaaaagtctgatTTTCCACCTGGGCATGATAGTGACATTATGGAGTCCTGCTCTGCTGATAAAATCCTACTTAAATGTAACAAGACAAGTTACAAGACAAGAAATTGATCTTTCAAATTTGGTTGTGTCAGGAACAGACAAGTTACAAGACAAGAAATTATTGGAGGTGATAAGTGGGTGTTGTTTGCATTgccagaagtactttttttgGTGAGACTTAGCTTCCTTTAGACACGGTGTTGAGATCCACTCACTGTGCTGCCCAACATCAGATAGTCTTTCACTGAGCCTCATAAATAAAGACAGGGGCGAGGACGTTTTCAACATTCAGAAGAAGGCCAAGACTtggataattattttttttaatgctactAGTTTAAGTTGTTGAGAAAAGGTTGAAGATGTGAAACACCTGTCAACACTTTAATGTTCAGATCTGCATCATTCTGCTTTTTTTATGCAGGACCAAACACGAGTATGAACTTTAATCCAGAAATATGTATATCAATAATatgaatgaaagttttttttgtgtaaaagcTAAACTTCGATAAAagtattgtttattttaataatattttagtACTAAACCCATTTTCAATTTGGGGAGCGTTTTCAATGTTAAAAAGCATAAGATCTTAATTAAGTATAAACCTGCAGCTAGGTGACAGCAGGCTCCTTTATGGGTCATATCTGCTTCATGTTTCACTTTAGACACTCGCATCTTAGTCACTGATGTACAATAGTTGAAGGTTGCTCTATTGCCTTTGAACAACCACAGTGCAGTCTAAGTTATTATGAAAAATTAGTAAAGCAAACAGTTTATGTTCAACTGTAGCCGGGGAAAGATTACTTTTCACTCTAGACGTTGTGACGTGGCAGCATTTTGCTGTTAAAATTCGTGTCACTGTGTTTGAGTTACAACCTCCTTGTCATTGTTTAATCCACAGACTCTTGACATGGGGAGTAAAATGTCCTTCAGCAGAGGAAGCAGTGACCAAAATACAGTCTCTGAGTTAACTTCTGTGACACCTCATCCTCGCAATTCCATTCATGCTCCTTTGGACTGCAAGCAGGTAGTtagtgagaaagagagatggacaTACCCCAGAAATAATGCTGTCTGTAACAGCAGCATAATCTATGGAGTAACTATTTtgaatatagatatatagatcAACACTGCATCAAAAGTTATTAACCTGAGGGGCTTTGTATTATTATGTAATGTTCATAATATGGTCCTATGGCATCGGAAGGTTAATTTGTTCATAAATGAAACTACAAATATAATTATACTGTTTGACTGTTTAAgtattaacattattatttgtgttctttttgtgtttattttatttttgcagataCAGTAATTTACTATATGTGCAACATGCCATTGTTACATGTGTCTATCATTTCTGTCACAGATACCTGATGATAAGAGATGCGGTGAGGAAGATTTGGACGTCAGGTggggagaggaaatgaaggCAACAGAACTGACTGACACTGCCCCTGAGTGCCGCTCATCGGTACAGATGGAGCCTGATGGACATGTTCAGTCTGAGACAAGAGGCAGATTAAATAGTCAACAGAGTGCCTGCGTATCATCACAGGTAGGGATGGACACAAAGACTCAAGTGACATCTATTGCGTGCAGCTCAACAACAGACAGCCACGGACAGCCTGTGGGGGGTCGCCGGAGGCGAGGGCGCCCTCGTAAAAGAAAACCTCTGTTGACCAAAGAcaataaatattcaaaagttGCTCATCTTGATGCAGTTCAGCACAAGGAGATCAGCACAACAATACCTTTGCCAGCCTGCTTAGAAAATCACAAAAGTAGTGATACGCTTAACATTGTAGATGAACCTTTAATCAATAGTTCTGATCCTTATATTGTTTGTGATGGTGCAGCCGAAAACACtctgcacaaaagaaaaagaggaaggccaaaaagaggagaaattacATATTTGCTAAATCCAAACACTTTTGCCAATACTGCTGCCAGTGTTCCTGTTGCTTCTACTCACACTAATAAATGTAATGGTCCTGCACGGAGGCTGAGGAGTAGAGGAGAACCAGAACCTTCAACACAAGATGGAAGTGCTGAATCTGATAGCAGGGCCGACCCCAAGCAAACTGAACTGACTCCTCcagaaaatatgaacacatCCAATTTACAAGGTGTTAAAAGAAGACGGTTTAAACTGGCTGATCAGCATGTTCCCGCTAAAGTGTCCAGACTGGTTGTTTCCCAGGAGGCCTTGGTGTTGAGCAATGGCACAGGCTGTGGGGAGGGAACAGAGACAGATAAGCAGGTGGAACTAAATGCTGATAAACAAGTGACTGATACAGATGGAAAGGAAGGTCAATGCTCCCCACAGTGTGGGAAAGGTGACGTGCAGCAACCAGAACTAAAGGAGCACACATCACCAAAAAGAAAGCTGTGCACCCAGCCTACAGCTTATTCTGACCTTACACCTTCAAAGGACTTGAACAGCCTTCGCTTGACAAGTCAAACTGATGAACCTGAAATAAAACGATCAGTGGAGGAGTCACAAACTTCAAAAAGCAGTCTTGGCTCTCCAATTAATGCAACCATCCAGACTACACAACCTTCTTGGACAGATGATGTAACATCCCCTAAGAAAACACCAAAACCTATTGGGAACTGTCCTGCTGTTAAAACTGAGAATACAGAGGTAGAGCTGGATCATTTAGTTCCTTTGTCAGACAGGCCTAAACCTTTGCAGTACAATGCCAACACCTCAGTTGAATCTGGGGGTCCCAGCAATCAGCGAAACACTTTCAGACGCAAGAGAGGtggcaagaggaggaggagaataaaTAATGTGTTACCTAGTGAGCCGATTGTAGAGGCGAATGAAGGAAGCACTGAAGCTCAAGAAGCAGATGGTGTTGACAAAGATAATTCCAACACAAATGTGATATACACTAAAAAAGGAGGTAAAACGCTTTTGAAATGTGGTTACTGTGGTCGTACGTTTAAATTTCTGTCTCAGTTCATCATCCATCAACGGATTCATACAGGTGAGCGTCCTTTTAAATGTCCTGAATGTGGCAAAGGTTTTAGCAAAAACTCCAACTTAAATCTTCATCTCAAGACgcacaaaaaaagcaatataTATCAAAAATGTCCATTTTGCAAGATCAAATTCTCCTGCTCTGAATATGCGTCTCATATGAAGATGCACGCACAAGAGTTGGAGCAGGACTCTGAGAGCAAAAATTCAGAGAAACGGAGTAGAGGAAACAACCGTGACAACAGCCAGGGTCTTAATACACCAGTCTCCTCAGAAAAGAGAGAACGAAAAGTGTGCCAATACTGTggtaaaacatttccattccAGTCTGCCCTTATAAGACATGTGCGCGTTCACACAGGGGAGAAGCCTTATAAATGTGACATATGTGGCAAAGCTTTTGGTCAGGCCTATTTCCTCCGTGTTCACGAGTTAACACACTGGTCTGTTAAACGCTACAATTGCACACGTTGTGAAAAATCGTTCACTCATTATAGCAATGCAAAAAATCATACATGCAGACCTACGGGAAGCAGCAACAGCTCACAACCAAGCAGACGCGTAAAGCCTTCTCTAACATACACGTGTCACATCTGCAAGAATGTTTTTGACCATTTGCAGGAGTTCAACAGTCACATGAGAGCTCACACGGGTGCAAAGCTTTATCGCTGCTTGTATTGTGACAAGCTGTTTGGTGTACTGTCTGAATTTGACTCCCACCGCATTCaatgcagaggagagagaaatgcCTCCAGCTCTGCGgtaaaagaggaagagacaatGTCACTAATACAGTACACAGTGCCTGCTCTCAGGTGTTCATCTGGACACAATTCAGCTTCTGCTCTCCCAGCTGCCagctgtgaaacacagaaaaaacagacacaaacctgtcGCAAACAACGCTTACGTAACCTAAAGAAACCGTTTCAGTCCACAGTCATACCGGCTCACCATCTTTCACACTTTGTGTCAAAGTTAAACAAGCTAGATGTCAGATCTGACCCCAGGAAATATCTATGTCCAAACTGTGGGCGACTGTTTAGACACATGGGCAGACTCCGAGCCCACATGCTGACTCATGTCCGTGGTCAAAGTTACACGTGTGCCTGTTGTGGTAAAACTctggaaaactggaaaaaactCTGGCATCACCAGAGAGTCCACCGCCAGAGGCGTGGCCGCTTCACTTGTCCTCAGTGCGGGCAAGGTTTTCGGTTTGTTGAGCCTTATAAAAAACACATGAGCGAGCACCCAGACTTCCAGTGGATTCAGGTCAGACCTAAGAAATTGTTTCTGCCTTATCAATGTGAGCAGTGCAGATGCAGCTTCAGGACTCTCGACTTGTTATTCGATCACCAGCTCTGCCATTCTTCAACTCATGACATACACAAGGACTGTGCTTTTGATTTGTCCATAGATGATCCTAATACACAAGTGACCAAGAAATCATTTCGCTCCTCCGCCAAAAACCACACAACAGTGTTAACTCTTGAATCTGAGGAGAGCAGCTCTCCTCCAAGCCCCTCATCCAAATACACCCAGCCAGCTCCTCAAGCACACATGATTTCTTTTGTCCAAAATCAGGCTCTTGATTTGGATAAATCTTCCCCATGTCCTGGCAACTcacatttaattcaaaatacTGAAACCGGTCAAGACAGAATAGTCGAAAATGAACTTGGAAAACCCAATACACCTCTGAGAACCATGAAGGGGCATGCAGCTCAAAATGACAGGATATCAAATGAAGGGTCTTCAGATAGCATTAAGTGTGCTATTTGTGGTAATGCATATCCTGCCATTTCAGACCTTTACCAGCACTATTTGCAGCACGCTCGAGGCCAGGTGTAACAACTAACTGCAGATCAAAATCAGCTGGTTTATCAACGTGTCCTGTAGTCCTTGGAGCAGATGTAAAAACTAGTTGTTTGTTCTGTGCCTGGAATGATTTGAAATTCTACCAAGTTTACAATTTATGAAGGTATACACTGACTATACAAAATCATTAGGCTGTCTGTTCTCATTACACTAAGCAGCatgcttccttttttctgttacaTTTCTGTCAATCAAAATGAAGGGGAAAGATGTAGATGGGAGATTTAAGCTGTTGGAATGTGCTGTGGTGGGAGGGCCTTGCAACCATGGTCctggaaagtaaaaataaagtaattggCCAAATAATAACCTGTTCAAGTACTAGAAATTATTCTCTAAGTTAATGATCATCAATGCCTGAGTTCAGTTAACTAATAtgtgttaaatattcatttatattcatatattaCTGCCACTGCCTGGCCTAAGAATTCATTCTCCATCTAGTATAATGCAAAATTATGATTGATTACACGTCACATATCTCAAACTCCTCATTTCactataatttattttaagtaaactttacaaaatcaaatgtttgaGACTTTACAGCAATAAATTCAAGAGTATATATTAAATGTCCAGACATTTGCACCATGTTGTCCATAAATATTCTGGCCAATGAGGTAAATATTCCACATATAGTGTGACAAATTGTGGAATGCACTCATTCATGGCCGCCATGAATTTAATGATTGTCATCCAGGTCTGTCCTTTTTGACAAGTCGATCTGTTACTCGGGGGATGTTTCActgactgctgtttgtttagcTCTGGTCCACAACAGCTATATCAGTGTAAGCTTCTGCTGTGGCACACATCTGCCAAAGAGTTTATTCTGTTCCAGACCTGCAATATGATGGCTGAAATCAAGTTCTACTAAATTTTCCAGACAGACAATATACTTCCACTGCACATTTCACACCTCTTGCACAACGTAAGCTTGATTGAATATCTTTTGTTAACTTCTTCTGAGAAACTACATGTTCATGCTTCAATGTCAGGTTTGGGATTATTGAAAtcaaaaaattatatttcaaaagATGTTTCCCACATGGACACCCTGATCTGTTGTATGTAACTTTATGCTATAGTTTGTCTTaaacacaataaagtcctcttttgtattcatatttgATTGTTGCAATTCTTTCTAGATGAGGTTTAGTGCCTTAACTGtgaaacactttcacatttGAAGATAAGTTTGGGACATAACGTAATATTTTTACTAATGATATGGTGAAATGTAAGACAATGTCTTTCTAGCAGCAATAATAGTAAGTTCTGAGTGACAACTTAAATACAATATGCCCCATTTCATACATGTAGACAAAAATAATAGGTTCATTTAGTTCAGTATTAAAATTGAAATATCTAGTCCATAAGGTTGAATGTAGTGTATAGTGCTCTGACAAGTAGCCAAACAGATGAGAGAAAAcctagatttttatttcatttttttattaatgcagACTCCTGTTTCACAACAAATAACTTTAAAGTGACTTTAGTTGGAGGACATGGTGCTGCGAATCCAGGAGTTGTAGTTGCAGACCTTGGCGTAGACTCCAGGCTTGTTCCTCTGGGCACAGCCGTAGCCCCAGGACACCACACCCTGCAGCTGACCGTTGCACACAACGGGGCCACCAGAGTCACCCTGATAGGACACGGACACAAAAACGGCGTGAGTAGAGCTGTTGTGAAGTTCGGTGTGTTCACTTGTAGAGACAGTAATGGTGACTTTATCTGATACCTGGCAGGAGTCCTTGCCTCCCTCGAGGAATCCAGCACAGAACATGTTGgaggtgatctgtccagggtaggagttcctgcagctgctgtcgcTCAGGATGGGGGCGTCCAGGCACCTCAGGCGATCGGGGTAGTTGCctggagaagaaggaagaaaagcaaGATGTGACATTGCTCATACACAAACTTTTACCAAGTTGTCTTGGAATGTTTACGGACTTccagagctgctggtgttgcCCCATCCAGAGATCAGACAGCGGGTGCCAGAGCTGGCGCAGCTGGATGGCAGAGACACGGTGCGGACGTAGCTGTTGAGGGTGGCGGGCCTGCTCAGCTTGATCAGCATGATGTCATTGTCCAGGTTGCGGCTGCTGTACCTGGGGTGACGGATGACCTTGGCAGAGTTGATGAACTGCTCAGTGCCCTCGTTGACAGCGATGTTGTGCTCACCAAGACGCACCTGGATGCGACTGAGAGAGACGTGTGGGAAATATTCACTCCATCTGAAATGCTGACAGGCTGTGTGGTTCGATTTACGTCTAACATCCATTGTCTTTACTTACGACTTGTAGCAGTGAGCAGCAGACACCACCCAGGAGCTGGAGATCAGGGAGCCGCCACAGAAGTGGTAGCCAGAGTTCAGAGAGACCTGGTAGGGCAAAGCGTTCTTTCTGCACTCATAGCCTCCAACAATCTTATCATCCTCATCATCGATGGGAGCAGCATCTGatattaaaagagaaataacCAGAAATTACGGCCTGTGCAACAGAAAttttaaaagagagagagagtgtgtttgtgtttaggtcGTCATGAAATATACacagtaatgataataattatcataagaataatttggattttttttttttaaaagcaactAAGTAAAATTTAAGGTTATGACTCACAAGCCACAGCAAACAGAGCCAGAAGAATGAAAGCCTTCATGGTGGTTTGTGTCTGAGCCTCAGTGTCTGTTCAGCTCCACTGCTGGCTCTTTTAAACCTGCTCAGCCCCTCTGCTATCTGATTAACCAAGGCCATGAACTTGCATTTtccatctttcatttttctgtcataGACCAACCTGTGTGAAACACACCTGGAAGACGAGAGTCAACATATTGACAGTGTATGCTTTAGTCCCACCACCAGTCACGCAGACTTGGTTTATTCTCTTCTATGAAATGAATGCATGAGTTTTAAAGAACTCAcgtcaaatgtcattttttcctccaaatgtttATATTGAAGTGGAAATTCTCTTAGCTACATGCAAGATATTCCATAAATTGTAAAATGACAACGTTCACCCAGAGTAAGTTCATTCATCAATGCTCTGTGCTTCATGTACAGCATTCATGCTTTCACCCAAATTTCTAATCTAGgattttttatatatctatCTCTGTCCTAAAGATGtgattcataaaacattttctcaaataCAATGTACTGACGAGtgtgaaaagttttttttttttcttttcccaacaCTTTAACTGCGAATAACATGAACTTCTTCTGCCAAATTGGTCATGCATCATTAGTATCAATACGGAATTTATGTTAAAttaacatctttgtttttatcgGAACAACACTTGCCATTAAATATGTGTCAGGGATTATTCACATTGctatattttttgaaaatgaatgaatgaatgaatgaaagctttTATTGACCGTCAGGAAATTGGCTTTTCACGAGCAAGCACAAAAAGCATATTACCAAACATAGCAGCACACATGGTAACAACTATGGGTATATAAAAAGTATCCAAAGAGGCATGATTGTGATCCATGTTGTGTCAGGTGCTACAGTAAAATGTCAGAGATTATTTAGCAGCTGAATGTTGTTTGGGACAAAGGATAAGTGCCCTCTTTTAGTACTCATCCTGGGCATATATATCTCTGTGATGAAGGAGGAAGGCACATATTCCAAACTCAGAGGGTGCAGTGGATCGGCTGCAATCTTGAGAGCTAGATTTGTGATGCACTGATCTGCTATGCAGGTGATACTGTGCATTCTTTTTGCAGTTATCTTATTGCCAGTTTTGATGACCTTGTCCAGTTAGTTAAGTTAGCATTTTGTACAGTGACTGCTCCTCCCAGCA from Echeneis naucrates chromosome 6, fEcheNa1.1, whole genome shotgun sequence encodes:
- the LOC115044628 gene encoding LOW QUALITY PROTEIN: snake venom serine protease NaSP-like (The sequence of the model RefSeq protein was modified relative to this genomic sequence to represent the inferred CDS: substituted 1 base at 1 genomic stop codon); translation: MKYFILFALFAAAYKYLVXFAAPINDEDDKIVGGYECGKNALPYQVSLNSGYHFCGGSLISSSWVVSAAHCYKSRIQVRLGEHNIAVNEGTEQFINSAKVIRHPRYSSRNLDNDIMLIKLSRPATLNSYVRTVSLPSSCASSGTRCLISGWGNTSSSGSNYPDRLRCLDAPILSDSSCRNSYPGQITSNMFCAGFLEGGKDSCQGDSGGPVVCNGQLQGVVSWGYGCAQRNKPGVYAKVCNYNSWIRSTMSSNTQTTMKAFILLALFAVAYAAPIDDEDDKIVGGYECRKNALPYQVSLNSGYHFCGGSLISSSWVVSAAHCYKSRIQVRLGEHNIAVNEGTEQFINSAKVIRHPRYSSRNLDNDIMLIKLSRPATLNSYVRTVSLPSSCASSGTRCLISGWGNTSSSGSNYPDRLRCLDAPILSDSSCRNSYPGQITSNMFCAGFLEGGKDSCQGDSGGPVVCNGQLQGVVSWGYGCAQRNKPGVYAKVCNYNSWIRSTMSSN